One genomic window of Halobellus limi includes the following:
- a CDS encoding CbiX/SirB N-terminal domain-containing protein, protein MTSEAILLIARETRNARAVLEEHADRLRRRAAVDAVEVATYESEPVRELRERFERIAADVVYAVPVCAAHTHETIDAVPAALSYVSGDVRYCEPIGRSPVVTEVIEERGADLLPAAEDVSLVLVGFGSSSKPYHRQTTDYHASRLREGSEYGEVLTCYLLQNPAVECVRYNATGSRSVAVPLFFSRTEATEERIPAELELDRGGIEYADPLGAHPRITDAIHAEVEKQRALAGEGSSTGASFEAQLARTKRPVATDGEGVPR, encoded by the coding sequence ATGACATCCGAAGCAATCCTGCTCATCGCCCGCGAGACGAGAAACGCCCGCGCAGTGCTCGAAGAACACGCCGACCGGCTCCGCCGGCGGGCGGCAGTCGACGCCGTCGAGGTGGCGACCTACGAGAGCGAACCGGTCCGCGAACTCCGCGAGCGGTTCGAGCGGATCGCGGCCGACGTCGTGTACGCGGTTCCGGTGTGTGCCGCACACACTCACGAGACGATCGACGCCGTCCCCGCCGCGCTTTCGTACGTCTCCGGGGACGTCCGTTACTGCGAACCGATCGGGCGGAGCCCCGTCGTCACCGAGGTGATCGAAGAGCGGGGCGCCGACCTGCTCCCCGCCGCCGAGGACGTCTCTCTCGTCCTCGTCGGGTTCGGCAGTAGCTCGAAACCGTACCACCGGCAGACGACCGACTACCACGCGTCTCGCCTCCGCGAGGGGTCGGAGTACGGCGAGGTGTTGACGTGCTACCTCCTCCAGAACCCCGCCGTCGAGTGCGTCCGGTACAACGCGACCGGGAGCCGGTCGGTCGCGGTCCCCCTCTTTTTCTCGCGGACGGAGGCGACCGAGGAGCGGATTCCCGCGGAGTTGGAGCTCGACCGCGGCGGTATCGAGTACGCCGACCCGCTCGGCGCACACCCACGGATCACCGACGCGATTCACGCGGAGGTCGAGAAACAGCGCGCGCTCGCGGGCGAGGGCTCGTCCACCGGAGCGTCGTTCGAGGCGCAACTCGCCCGAACGAAGCGACCGGTCGCGACGGACGGGGAGGGGGTTCCGCGGTGA